CCATCAGGAGTTTCCTTAACCCATTTCTCGTAATTACGTCTAGGTTGAATAGCATAAAACGCACTATCAATTTCCACTACAGGAAAATGCGAAGCATAGGCAGATAATTTCTCATGATTTTTCGTACCTGTAGGATAAAGTTGATCATGGTCTCCCCAACCCGTAACGCCAATCGAAACATTCATCATTCCCCTCACTCCTATTCTATTTTCATTTTACGAAGGGCTCTTTAAGCTGTAAAGGAAAAGAGATTGCCCCGTATAGGGACAATCTCAGGAAGTTGTTCTATTATGGGTATTAAAATAACCCTTTTGCTTTTCCAGACGCATCAACATCCATCTTTAGAGCGGCCGGTTCTTTAGGTAAACCAGGCATCGTCATAACATCTCCTGTTAGAGCCACTATAAAGCCCGCTCCAATAGAAGGACTGAATTCCCTGATGGTAATGGTAAAGTCAGATGGCCGACCAAGTAATGCAGGGTCATCAGAAAGAGAATACTGCGTTTTAGCCATACAGATCGGTAGGTTCCCCCAACCCAACTGATCATACAATTTCATTTGTTTCTTCGCCTGGTTGGAAAACTCGACATCTTTAGCCCCGTAAACAGTCCGGGCAATTTTCCTCACCTTCTCATCAATCGGATCTTCAAGTTCATACGTATAAGTGAAGGAACGAGCCTCCTTATCAACAGTATCCATGACAGCCCGAGCAAGATCGAGACCACCTGTGCCACCTTTAGCATGAACTTCAGTAAGAGCTACCCGAACGTTCTGCTCTTCACACCACTTCTCTACAAAATTTAATTCTTCTTCTGTATCAGTTGGAAAACGATTAATGGCGACCACAAAAGGAAGACCAAAGGATTCAATCGTTTCCATATGTTTTTTTAAATTAGACATTCCCTCTTGTAGTGCGTTAACATTCTCTTCTCCTAATCCCTCTTTTGGAACACCACCATGCATTTTCAAAGCTCGAACAGTAGCGACTATAACGACCGCATCCGGCGTGAAGTCCCCAGCTCGTGTTTTGATATTAAGGAACTTCTCTGCTCCCAAATCAGCACCAAAACCGGCTTCTGTGATAACGTATTCACCTAGTTTAGAAGCAATTGTAGTAGCCATAACACTATTACAACCGTGGGCAATGTTTGCAAAAGGTCCCCCATGGACAATAGCAGGCGTATTCTCGATAGTTTGCACAAGATTTGGTTTAATGGCTTCTTTAAGAAGTAGCGTTAATGCTCCTTCCATTCCTAGCTGTTGTACCGTAACAGGCTTGTCTTCATAGGTGTAACCAAATACAATTCGAGCCAAACGGTTCTTCAAATCTTCCAAATCAGAAGCAAGACATAAAATAGCCATGATTTCTGAAGCTACACTAATATTGAATCCATCTTCCCTCGGAACTCCTTTTAAAGGCCCTCCTAAACCGACAACAACTTCCCGTAATGCTCGATCATTTAGGTCAAGAACTCTCTTCCAACCAATCTTTCTAGGATCGATGTTCAATTCGTTCCCTCGGTGAATATGATTATCGATAAAGGCTGACAGCGCATTGTTAGCACTCGTAATTGCGTGAATGTCTCCCGTAAAGTGTAAATTAATATCTTCCATCGGCAATACTTGGGAGTAGCCGCCACCTGCTGCCCCTCCCTTTAAACCCATTGTCGGCCCAAGAGATGGCTCTCTTAGTGCAATAACAGTCCTTTTGTTTAACTGATTCATTGCTTGACCTAGTCCCACAGTAACAGTCGATTTACCTTCCCCGGCGGGTGTAGGGTTTATCGCTGTCACAAGGACTACCTTTCCATCTTTTCGATCGGATAATTTATGTAATAGAGATTCTGATAACTTGGCTTTATATCGACCATATGGCTCCCAGTCTTCGTAATCCAGATCTAATTGATTTGTGATGTCTTCGATTGGTTTCATAGTAGCTTCTTGCGCAATTTCTATATCTTTTTTCATTATAATACTCCTTTCGTAAATACTTTTATAGTTTAGATGAAATGGTACTAAAAATGCAAAGAACGGGTATTCTAATAAAGGAAAGCATTCAATTAGTTGGTAAACGAATTGAGAAAATACAATTTGTTTTAAAAATTCTTATTACTCCTTGACTTCCTTTATAAATATAAGCTATATTAGACCTAAGCAAAGAAGATGTGGAATCATGAAAGACGAGGTAACTTCAATAGAAGTGGTCGGGATTTGATGATCCTACATTTCTACTGGAGTTACCCTTTTTTATGTATTTCTTACATCAACTTTGTATTATCACGTCTCACGTTTAAACGTGAATGTTTTAGGAGGATTTTACAATGCAAAACGGTACAGTAAAATGGTTTAACGCAGAAAAAGGTTATGGTTTCATCCAAGTAGAAGGTGGAAACGATGTATTCGTACACTTCTCTGCAATCCAAGAAGAAGGTTTCAAAACACTTGAAGAAGGTCAAAGCGTTTCTTTCGAAATCGTAGAAGGCGACCGTGGCCCTCAAGCTGCTAACGTTGTAAAAAACTAAATTAACCAAAAACGCATGAAATATAGCGACAACTCATACGAGTTGTCGCTTTTTTATGGGTAAAAATCCAAAAGGCGCAGACCATAACTGGTAATGGATACACCTTCCTATATTGAAAAACGGTTCTACAACCCGTATAATTGTTTACCGTTGTGCATAGCGCAGTTCGAAACTTCCTGCGAGATCAAAACTAGAAAGGATTGAAGATATGAACGAATTATTATGGATTGTTTTTGCTATCATTAATTTTTCCATGCTTACACTGATCTATAAGGGATTCGGTAAACAAGGCCTATTTGTTTGGATTGGAATGGCTACTGTTGTAGCAAACATTCAGGTTACAAAAACAATAGAAATGTTTGGTTTGACCGCTACCTTAGGTAATATTATTTATGGGACAGTTTTCTTAGCTACAGATATATTAAATGAGAAGTATGGAAAAGAGGAAGCGAAAAAAGCAGTATGGTTAGGTTTTTTCACGCTTATTAGTATGACGGTTATGATGCAAATAGCGGTCAAGTGGTTTACTCCAGTTGGAGGCGAGGTTCAGGCAGCTTTAGAAACCATCTTTGGTTTATTACCACGGGTGGCCGCAGGGAGTCTGGTCGCATACATTGTCAGTCAATATATTGACGTTTTCATTTATTCTAAATTAAAAAGTATGTTCTCAGACGACCGTTTTCTTTGGGTACGAAATAATGGTAGTACGATGATCAGCCAACTACTTGATTCATTAGTATTTACCTTAATTGCTTTCTTAGGAGAGGTACCGACTAATATTTGGGTTGAGATCTTTACTACCACCTATGTCATTAAATTTGTAGTCGCTATGCTCGATACGCCTTTTCTTTATATCGCAAAGCGATTTCATAAATAGTCATTCTGAAATGGAGGGACTTTTATGCTTGAAGTATACGTGGACGGGGCTTCAAAAGGAGATCCTGGACCAAGCGGTGTAGGTATCTTCATTAAAAATGGTAAAGATCATTACGCTTACTCACTTCCGATTGGCTTAACCTCTAATCATGAAGCAGAATTCACAGCGCTCATTAAAGCTTTAGAAATATGCCTTAAACAGTTTCCTGAAGAGATAATTAGTGTCCGTTCTGATTCAAAGCTTGTGGTTGATTGCATTGAGCACTCTAAAACAAAGCAAGAGCGTTTCTTGCCACTATTACGTGAAGCTGAACAGCTTGGAAGTCAATTTCCTTTATTCTTTATAAAATGGATTCCTGAGAAACAGAATAAGCGAGCGGATGAGCTTGCACGTGCCGCTATACACGAAAACTAAAACCCCGCACTCCTATCTGCTGATAGAGTGCGGGGTTTTCCTTTTATTCAAGCCTTTTTGTTCTATTAGCTTCCAAGCTTCTCGCTTTGATCGAGGATGGTTTTCATGTAAAAACTCCAAAACTCCGATAAAAAAACTTCCATCAAATTTCATTTGAAACTGAATGGTAACCGTTAAAGCAAAGATGACGAGCCAATCTTCAGAGTTTGTATAATTTTTGCCGAAATATATAAAGTGAATATCTTGATCTGATAATCGAAAACCTTTTGACCAAAGATCTTCTATAAAATACCCAAGCGATTTCGATAGCGGCATGTACTACATCCTTTATGTATATTCTAATTAACAGGCCTCAATTGGATTATTACTATTTGTTATCCAATCACTCCAACTTCCTACGTAAAGGTGAACATCTTGAAATCCAGCTTCATACAAAGCTAATACGTTTGGTACAGCAGTTACACCAGAACCACAGTAAACGATCCATTTCTCAGGGTCTCCAAATTGAGAGAAATGAGCAATCAATTCGTCTTTAGATTTCCACTTTCCATTTGGTTTCATAATATTGGTCCATTCTGAATTGAGGGCAGACGGGATGTGTCCTGCTTTCTTATCTATTGGTTCTTCAATCCCCGCATAGCGTGCATAGCTCCTGGAGTCCAAGATAATGGTGTTAGGTTCATGCATATGCTTCGTTACATACTCCTGATCAGCTATCATATCTCTTTGAACGTTTCTTTCAAAGGACGACACTGGATAATTTGGCACTTCTCTGGATACTTCCATTCCAGTTTCTAACCAGGCATTCCAACCCCCGTTTAATACATACGAATGCTTATGACCCATGTATTTCATCATCCAGATGAATCGTGACGCCATGGCGTGGTTTTGGTCATCATAAGCCACAATTATATCGTTCTGCTTAAGTCCTGCGTTTTGAATAACAGTTTGAAAGTCAATTAAACTCGGTAAGGGATGTCGCCCCCCTGTGTCTTGAATGGGACTACTCAAATCTTTTTCAAGATCCATATAAATAGCACTAGGAATATGACTATGCTCATATTCTTGCTTCCCCTTTTGTGGGTGCTGGAGGTGAAAACGACAGTCCACAAAACGTATGGAAGCAGATTGTTCCTTTACCCAATGGATAGAACAAATACTATTCAATTATCTCCCTCCTTTTATCTTGTTCAATATGTATAGTATACAAATTATTATAACACTTGAAAACGATGTGATCTAAATATCATCACTAGCTCAACATATAGCTGCCTCAACTTTTCCTTATGAATAATTGGAGACAATAAAAAAGCCAGGCACTTTACCTGGCTGATAGTATATCTTCGTATTTTCTTTGTTTTGCTTCAGCAGAACGTAATGTATGTTTTCCTTTAATTAAATCAACTAAGTATAACGCTTTTTCATCACGAAGTTTGGCCAGAATGCCAACCATTAGTATTGAATAAATCACTACAATCCCCATTATTAGAAAAACCATCTTAGCCCCTCACTTCCAGTGATAATGATTTTCATTTCTAAATAGATTATAGCAATCTTTAGAAAAGTTTTCAATGAGAATGAGAAATATTTTCAATCATTCTGAAAGTTTGGTGAGAGCCCTTTCTTCGTGAGGAATCCGAATTTTCATTAAACCTAAATGGAGCAACGGGAATAAAACCGCAGACATATAGGCGTTAAAAAGGAGCGGAATAATGATAAATTCCAAACCAACTACTACGTAATTTGGATGCTTCATCCATTTGTAGGGACCTCTTGCTACTAACTGTGACCCAGGTAAAATAATAATCTTTGTGTTCCAGAACCTACCAAGGGATGTTAAACACCAGATTCGTAATCCCTGCGTTACAAAAAACGCCCCCAACAAAAACCCTTTCCAATCAGATAATACTAAATCCTTACCATACGCTTCTAATCCAACTGATACAAAAAATAAAACATGTACAGCCACAATCCATTTGTAATGATCACTAGCGACTTCTACTGCACCATTTCGCAACATCCACTTTTCATTCCGCTTCGCAACAGCAACCTCAATAAGTCGTTGTGCAATGATAAATACGAATAATACGACAAACCATCCGCTCATTTTAACCACTCCAAACTGACTAATTCTGAGCTAAACCCAGGCCCTAATGCAGCCAGAATACTAGCTGTACCTTCTTTTGGAAATTCTTCCATCCAACGCTTCAGCACATGAATGACGGTCGCAGAAGACATATTTCCATGCTGCTTTAAGACTTCATATGAGTGACTGAACTTTTTCTCTGAGCTATTTAAAACTTCCTGATACGCTTGCAATACTTTTTGTCCACCTGGATGAGCAACAAAGAAGGAGAGATCACTTTCTTTCTTATGGATTGTACTTAAAAACTGTTCAACATGGCCTTTCCAAAAAGTTTCAACTAGAACTGGGATGCTTTTAGCAAATACGACTTGAAAGCCATCTTCGTTGACGTTCCATCCCATTACATCCAAAGCGTGCTTTTTTAATTTAGAACTTGATTGATTCATTTGAGGCGCTGTAGAGATTCGATTAGACGCATAAGGTGATTTTTCACCAACGACTAATGCAGCAGCGATACCATCTCCAAATAGCGCAGTACCTATGAAATTACTTTTTCTTCGATCATTCTTTTGAAAAGTCAAACCACATAATTCCACACAGACCACTAAAATATTGGATTCTGGATAGAGGTGGGCAAAATCCATAGCTCGCGCAAGTCCTGCCCCTCCCCCAGCACAACCTAACCCCCATAAAGGAACTCGCTTTACATCTTCTCTAAATTCACGCTCATTCATTATACGAGCATCAATGGTTGGTGTGGCAACCCCGGTACTTGATACGTAAATGATATAGTCAATTGCTTCATAGGGGACTGGCTCTTGTAAAAAAGTTTTATTTTTTAAGCAATCATCAATAGCTTCTAGGGAATAAGACAATGCTTTCTCCTCATACAGTTCATTTCGCTCTTGGAAAGTATGTGGTTGTCCAAACCATTCTTTAGGGACTACAAATTGTCTC
The nucleotide sequence above comes from Pontibacillus chungwhensis. Encoded proteins:
- a CDS encoding isoprenylcysteine carboxyl methyltransferase family protein; this translates as MSGWFVVLFVFIIAQRLIEVAVAKRNEKWMLRNGAVEVASDHYKWIVAVHVLFFVSVGLEAYGKDLVLSDWKGFLLGAFFVTQGLRIWCLTSLGRFWNTKIIILPGSQLVARGPYKWMKHPNYVVVGLEFIIIPLLFNAYMSAVLFPLLHLGLMKIRIPHEERALTKLSE
- a CDS encoding ribonuclease HI family protein, which translates into the protein MLEVYVDGASKGDPGPSGVGIFIKNGKDHYAYSLPIGLTSNHEAEFTALIKALEICLKQFPEEIISVRSDSKLVVDCIEHSKTKQERFLPLLREAEQLGSQFPLFFIKWIPEKQNKRADELARAAIHEN
- a CDS encoding cold-shock protein; protein product: MQNGTVKWFNAEKGYGFIQVEGGNDVFVHFSAIQEEGFKTLEEGQSVSFEIVEGDRGPQAANVVKN
- a CDS encoding queuosine precursor transporter — encoded protein: MNELLWIVFAIINFSMLTLIYKGFGKQGLFVWIGMATVVANIQVTKTIEMFGLTATLGNIIYGTVFLATDILNEKYGKEEAKKAVWLGFFTLISMTVMMQIAVKWFTPVGGEVQAALETIFGLLPRVAAGSLVAYIVSQYIDVFIYSKLKSMFSDDRFLWVRNNGSTMISQLLDSLVFTLIAFLGEVPTNIWVEIFTTTYVIKFVVAMLDTPFLYIAKRFHK
- a CDS encoding type III polyketide synthase yields the protein MAWITSVGVSIPEYEIAQRDIQSFVKEVFPRSEREITRLLPVFENAAVDKRQFVVPKEWFGQPHTFQERNELYEEKALSYSLEAIDDCLKNKTFLQEPVPYEAIDYIIYVSSTGVATPTIDARIMNEREFREDVKRVPLWGLGCAGGGAGLARAMDFAHLYPESNILVVCVELCGLTFQKNDRRKSNFIGTALFGDGIAAALVVGEKSPYASNRISTAPQMNQSSSKLKKHALDVMGWNVNEDGFQVVFAKSIPVLVETFWKGHVEQFLSTIHKKESDLSFFVAHPGGQKVLQAYQEVLNSSEKKFSHSYEVLKQHGNMSSATVIHVLKRWMEEFPKEGTASILAALGPGFSSELVSLEWLK
- a CDS encoding formate--tetrahydrofolate ligase — translated: MKKDIEIAQEATMKPIEDITNQLDLDYEDWEPYGRYKAKLSESLLHKLSDRKDGKVVLVTAINPTPAGEGKSTVTVGLGQAMNQLNKRTVIALREPSLGPTMGLKGGAAGGGYSQVLPMEDINLHFTGDIHAITSANNALSAFIDNHIHRGNELNIDPRKIGWKRVLDLNDRALREVVVGLGGPLKGVPREDGFNISVASEIMAILCLASDLEDLKNRLARIVFGYTYEDKPVTVQQLGMEGALTLLLKEAIKPNLVQTIENTPAIVHGGPFANIAHGCNSVMATTIASKLGEYVITEAGFGADLGAEKFLNIKTRAGDFTPDAVVIVATVRALKMHGGVPKEGLGEENVNALQEGMSNLKKHMETIESFGLPFVVAINRFPTDTEEELNFVEKWCEEQNVRVALTEVHAKGGTGGLDLARAVMDTVDKEARSFTYTYELEDPIDEKVRKIARTVYGAKDVEFSNQAKKQMKLYDQLGWGNLPICMAKTQYSLSDDPALLGRPSDFTITIREFSPSIGAGFIVALTGDVMTMPGLPKEPAALKMDVDASGKAKGLF
- a CDS encoding DUF6123 family protein — its product is MPLSKSLGYFIEDLWSKGFRLSDQDIHFIYFGKNYTNSEDWLVIFALTVTIQFQMKFDGSFFIGVLEFLHENHPRSKREAWKLIEQKGLNKRKTPHSISR
- a CDS encoding sulfurtransferase, with the protein product MNSICSIHWVKEQSASIRFVDCRFHLQHPQKGKQEYEHSHIPSAIYMDLEKDLSSPIQDTGGRHPLPSLIDFQTVIQNAGLKQNDIIVAYDDQNHAMASRFIWMMKYMGHKHSYVLNGGWNAWLETGMEVSREVPNYPVSSFERNVQRDMIADQEYVTKHMHEPNTIILDSRSYARYAGIEEPIDKKAGHIPSALNSEWTNIMKPNGKWKSKDELIAHFSQFGDPEKWIVYCGSGVTAVPNVLALYEAGFQDVHLYVGSWSDWITNSNNPIEAC